One Bartonella sp. TP genomic window carries:
- a CDS encoding lysozyme → MNQQRISNGGLIQLMSLEGCKLQSYRDSAGILTIGYGHTSSSGQPQVVEGMRINQQQAEEILRRDVRQYEALVNRLVQVPLNISQFAAMVIFSYNVGAQNFEKSSLLQKLNQGQYEQVPIELMKWVHVRGVVCPGLVHRRSKEAALWHKSNYTSRKYSNSVLVDAGDFAHKGRAGLRALVPLTGIVAAVANMVASSPVLQFVLGVFILLSAGSGLYYYHKYYQKCAL, encoded by the coding sequence ATGAATCAGCAAAGAATCAGCAATGGCGGATTAATACAATTAATGAGTTTAGAGGGTTGTAAGCTGCAGAGTTATCGTGATTCAGCAGGTATATTAACTATAGGTTATGGGCACACCAGTTCATCTGGCCAACCGCAGGTTGTAGAAGGAATGCGCATCAACCAACAGCAGGCAGAAGAGATCCTGCGCCGAGATGTACGCCAATATGAAGCTTTAGTAAATCGCTTAGTTCAGGTACCGCTAAATATTAGTCAATTCGCGGCCATGGTTATTTTTAGTTATAATGTTGGTGCGCAGAATTTTGAGAAATCTAGTTTGCTGCAAAAGCTAAATCAAGGCCAATATGAGCAAGTGCCGATTGAGCTAATGAAATGGGTGCATGTGCGTGGTGTTGTATGCCCGGGCTTGGTGCATCGTCGTTCGAAAGAGGCGGCCTTGTGGCACAAATCCAACTATACTAGCCGTAAATACAGCAATTCAGTTTTGGTAGATGCTGGCGATTTTGCGCATAAGGGGCGCGCTGGGTTGCGGGCGCTAGTACCGCTTACTGGTATTGTAGCGGCTGTGGCTAATATGGTGGCTAGCTCGCCTGTGTTGCAATTTGTGCTGGGGGTTTTTATTCTGCTCAGCGCTGGCTCTGGCTTGTATTACTATCACAAATATTATCAAAAATGCGCTTTGTAG
- the def gene encoding peptide deformylase, which translates to MAVRKLIYLPDKKLREVSKPVGLITKEIKILAQDLIDTMQSKQGIGLAAIQVGVPLRMFVIDRATAEEDAATTPLAPEDNAEPLVVINPEVLWFSSESHVYNEGCLSIPDYYAQVKRPILIYMRFTTLDGTTEQLELQGLLSTCAQHEIDHLDGILFLDHLTKIKRDRMVSKFTKNAEFSD; encoded by the coding sequence ATGGCTGTTCGTAAGTTAATCTATTTGCCGGATAAAAAACTGCGCGAGGTTTCAAAGCCAGTGGGCTTAATTACCAAGGAAATTAAAATATTAGCGCAAGATTTAATAGATACGATGCAATCAAAACAGGGCATTGGCCTGGCCGCTATTCAGGTTGGGGTGCCGCTACGCATGTTTGTAATAGACCGCGCCACGGCCGAGGAAGACGCCGCAACCACTCCGCTTGCTCCAGAAGATAATGCCGAGCCATTGGTGGTTATTAACCCCGAGGTGCTATGGTTTAGCAGCGAAAGTCATGTGTATAACGAAGGTTGCTTGTCTATACCAGATTATTATGCCCAGGTTAAGCGCCCGATTCTTATTTATATGCGCTTTACGACATTAGATGGCACAACAGAGCAGCTGGAGCTGCAAGGGTTGCTTTCTACTTGCGCGCAGCATGAGATTGACCATTTGGACGGTATTTTATTTCTGGATCATCTAACCAAAATCAAGCGTGATAGAATGGTTAGTAAATTTACCAAAAATGCAGAATTTTCAGATTAG
- a CDS encoding helix-turn-helix domain-containing protein — protein MSFRATRWALAQETGQSTAKLVLALLADYADDTEFTAYPCQATLARRAHCSRRQIVRILKQLEARGLLRRVKSRQRASDLYILNLQPNVACPRKEKTHYFVDNKRQSVASSIAAATLAIMGG, from the coding sequence ATGAGCTTTAGGGCAACAAGATGGGCGCTAGCGCAAGAGACAGGCCAGAGCACGGCCAAGCTTGTACTAGCGCTTTTGGCAGATTATGCGGATGACACAGAGTTTACAGCTTATCCGTGCCAGGCAACATTGGCCAGGCGCGCGCATTGCTCGCGTCGCCAAATTGTGCGTATTTTAAAACAGCTAGAGGCTCGTGGTTTGCTGCGCCGGGTAAAGTCCCGGCAAAGGGCTAGCGATTTATATATCTTGAATCTACAGCCGAATGTTGCTTGCCCACGCAAAGAGAAAACGCATTATTTTGTGGATAACAAGCGGCAAAGCGTGGCTAGTTCTATTGCTGCTGCTACGCTTGCGATTATGGGTGGCTAG
- a CDS encoding outer membrane beta-barrel protein has product MSPKISIISAMILIANITAASAADIAAARVMPAKPEFKWSGPYIGVETGVPISRFTHKSDSTANIEERLGHPSRVPMLGLYAGYNFELPKHFIFGIDANIDRYSSKVLRIIPDSLYMIYKETAVASARARLGLAQGRFMPYVAAGLSVLRAVDFAASQRLGINSGEKAMHNFTGWNLGTGIDYAATRNLLLRADYRFNTTLINDSYYMYKPDVFLRSAATNRGVKSHQIRVGAAYKF; this is encoded by the coding sequence ATGAGCCCCAAGATATCCATCATCAGCGCGATGATTCTTATTGCTAATATTACCGCAGCTTCTGCTGCCGATATAGCCGCGGCCAGGGTAATGCCGGCCAAGCCAGAGTTCAAATGGTCTGGCCCCTATATAGGGGTTGAAACAGGCGTTCCCATTAGTCGTTTTACACATAAGTCAGATTCCACTGCAAATATAGAAGAGCGCTTGGGTCACCCTAGCAGAGTTCCTATGCTAGGGCTTTATGCGGGCTACAATTTTGAGCTGCCAAAACATTTTATATTCGGTATCGATGCTAATATAGATCGCTACTCATCAAAGGTTTTAAGGATTATTCCCGACTCATTATACATGATTTATAAAGAAACCGCTGTAGCTTCTGCTCGCGCTCGCCTTGGCCTAGCCCAAGGGCGCTTTATGCCTTATGTCGCTGCGGGCCTGTCTGTTTTACGAGCTGTCGATTTTGCTGCTAGCCAGCGCCTAGGCATTAATAGTGGCGAAAAAGCAATGCATAATTTTACAGGCTGGAATCTTGGCACTGGTATAGATTATGCCGCAACGCGTAATCTTTTATTACGTGCTGACTACCGCTTTAATACAACCCTGATTAACGACTCATATTATATGTACAAGCCGGATGTTTTTCTAAGATCAGCGGCGACAAATAGAGGCGTAAAGTCACATCAAATCCGTGTCGGTGCAGCCTATAAATTCTAA
- a CDS encoding outer membrane beta-barrel protein → MKLKVFLTSAAAIAIIANTSSANAADIAKHKPHHVKQMAIAAVAPTAPVFNWAGPYIGLDVGASTNKFNFYGRHFGMFTTSFKKSLAGIYAGYNFPIHQHIIFGIEGNINLLSPELSRTHLMSSSGSDAPDGYAYELYQEKMGAAAARMRLGYAQGRFMPYIAGGGSITRSRAVFGDAKNGITAGNTEFCTYYGWNIGAGIDYATARNVVLRAEYNIRKTFNNKFYFVAPPGPPVLNTDQGKFTTRQVRIGAAYKF, encoded by the coding sequence ATGAAACTTAAGGTTTTTCTAACTAGCGCCGCAGCTATAGCAATAATTGCCAACACTAGCAGCGCAAATGCCGCCGACATCGCAAAGCATAAGCCTCACCATGTAAAGCAAATGGCGATAGCAGCGGTTGCGCCAACAGCGCCAGTTTTTAATTGGGCGGGGCCTTATATCGGGCTTGATGTTGGAGCTAGCACCAACAAATTTAATTTTTATGGCAGACATTTCGGGATGTTTACCACATCTTTCAAGAAAAGTTTGGCTGGGATATATGCGGGCTATAATTTTCCAATACACCAGCATATTATATTCGGGATAGAGGGAAACATTAATCTTCTTTCACCTGAATTAAGCAGAACTCACCTCATGTCTTCCTCGGGTAGCGATGCGCCGGATGGATATGCCTATGAATTATACCAAGAAAAAATGGGAGCAGCCGCCGCACGCATGCGCCTAGGCTATGCACAGGGTCGTTTTATGCCATATATTGCCGGGGGCGGCTCTATAACACGCTCTAGAGCTGTATTCGGTGACGCAAAAAATGGCATTACTGCTGGTAATACAGAGTTTTGCACCTATTATGGTTGGAATATTGGGGCAGGTATAGATTATGCAACAGCGCGTAATGTCGTCTTGCGTGCTGAATACAACATTCGCAAAACCTTTAACAATAAGTTCTACTTTGTAGCACCGCCAGGTCCGCCAGTTCTGAATACTGACCAAGGTAAATTTACCACACGTCAAGTTCGTATCGGCGCGGCATATAAATTCTAA
- a CDS encoding phage tail protein has translation MSSIYEWSLNADANGNSDDIINWQEGQPPSSVNDSARAMMRRIAEYLGDLSGTANVQGNGDELSINASSPISKYKDGLRIYYKQNITNSKNLQIQLGNLGLKPVFQSGATGLIPTPAGACQAGCIYEIIYSSALQPSGGWFLTNPTRLSKPAKMPAGSIACFSALTLKSLEWLLCDGSELRKIEYKQLYAAIGDVWGATKKGPDFFKIPDLRGVFLRGFDSGRGLDAKREFASYQEDANKEHTHKIICEEAGEHTHRVLGPGGNVRNSLYPQQSAEGPSTYYKPDIPAIEPAGKHKHNIVCEDDGASEARPKNYALHYMIKT, from the coding sequence ATGAGTTCGATTTATGAATGGTCCCTGAATGCCGACGCTAATGGCAATAGCGATGATATAATAAATTGGCAAGAAGGCCAGCCGCCAAGCTCGGTTAATGATTCGGCACGTGCTATGATGCGGCGTATAGCAGAATATTTGGGCGATTTAAGCGGTACAGCAAATGTGCAAGGCAATGGTGATGAGCTGAGCATAAATGCCAGCTCGCCCATTAGCAAATATAAGGACGGTTTGCGTATTTATTATAAGCAAAACATTACCAATAGTAAAAATCTGCAGATACAGCTTGGTAATCTAGGGTTAAAGCCGGTATTTCAATCTGGTGCTACTGGTCTTATCCCAACTCCGGCTGGGGCTTGCCAGGCCGGGTGTATTTACGAGATTATTTACAGTAGCGCTTTGCAGCCTTCTGGCGGGTGGTTTTTAACCAACCCCACGCGTTTGTCGAAGCCTGCTAAAATGCCAGCTGGTAGTATTGCTTGTTTTAGCGCTCTTACGCTGAAATCTTTGGAATGGTTATTATGTGACGGTTCTGAGTTGCGCAAGATTGAATATAAGCAGCTATATGCGGCGATTGGCGATGTTTGGGGCGCTACAAAAAAGGGGCCGGACTTTTTTAAAATACCAGATTTGCGCGGGGTATTTTTGCGCGGCTTTGATTCGGGTCGCGGGCTAGATGCCAAGCGCGAATTTGCGTCATATCAAGAAGATGCGAATAAAGAGCATACGCATAAAATTATTTGTGAAGAAGCCGGGGAGCATACGCACAGAGTGCTAGGGCCTGGCGGCAATGTGCGCAATTCGCTGTATCCGCAGCAGTCGGCCGAGGGGCCCTCTACTTATTATAAGCCGGATATTCCAGCAATTGAGCCAGCGGGCAAGCATAAGCACAATATAGTTTGCGAAGATGACGGCGCTAGTGAGGCCCGGCCAAAGAATTATGCGCTGCATTATATGATAAAAACCTAA
- the fmt gene encoding methionyl-tRNA formyltransferase produces the protein MRIIFMGSPSFSVPFLAALHQAGHEIVAVYSADLRVRSRRGEQLEHCAVAKYAIEHNLNLRTPRNFRDPAAVQEFIDFQADLCVVVAYGVLLPEPILQAPKHGCLNVHPSLLPRWRGAAPIERAIAAGDNYTGVMIMQMDSGLDTGPVALSAITNIDQRNAQELREHLAQLGTPLLMEALRRIEAGELLFLSQLGEPVYAHKIIKEETRMHWHHTAFELYNKIRAFAPLPGAWCYMQLTSHSGKQKTERVKILSASLEEIATPMKRICGDGDSLYILSCKRPGGREMPVEEFVKAYSNIEFL, from the coding sequence ATGCGTATAATTTTCATGGGTAGTCCGTCTTTTTCAGTTCCTTTTTTAGCCGCCCTTCACCAAGCTGGGCACGAGATTGTGGCGGTATATAGCGCGGATTTACGGGTGCGCTCGCGCCGTGGCGAGCAGCTAGAGCATTGCGCTGTTGCTAAATATGCCATAGAGCATAATTTGAATCTGCGCACGCCAAGAAACTTTAGAGATCCGGCGGCGGTTCAAGAATTCATAGATTTCCAGGCCGATCTTTGTGTAGTGGTGGCCTATGGGGTTTTATTGCCCGAGCCAATTTTGCAGGCGCCAAAACATGGTTGTTTAAATGTACATCCTTCGCTTTTGCCGCGTTGGCGCGGTGCTGCGCCAATAGAGCGCGCTATTGCCGCTGGGGACAATTATACGGGCGTGATGATAATGCAGATGGATAGCGGCTTGGATACTGGCCCCGTGGCGCTAAGCGCAATAACCAATATCGATCAGCGCAATGCGCAAGAACTGCGCGAGCATTTGGCGCAGCTGGGCACACCATTGCTGATGGAGGCGCTGAGGCGGATAGAGGCCGGGGAATTGCTGTTTCTATCGCAGCTGGGCGAGCCTGTTTATGCGCATAAAATTATCAAGGAAGAAACGCGCATGCATTGGCATCATACCGCGTTTGAGCTCTATAATAAAATACGCGCTTTTGCACCACTTCCCGGGGCTTGGTGTTATATGCAGCTAACTTCGCATTCTGGCAAGCAAAAAACAGAGCGGGTAAAGATTCTTTCTGCTAGTTTGGAAGAAATTGCCACGCCAATGAAAAGAATTTGCGGCGATGGGGACAGTTTATACATATTAAGCTGTAAAAGGCCCGGTGGGCGCGAAATGCCAGTTGAAGAATTTGTAAAAGCCTATAGTAATATCGAATTCTTATGA
- a CDS encoding tail fiber protein — translation MSNIYEWSQEAASNANVDEAIKWELGQPAKLTNDSARAMMQRFAEYLVDLAPKLSTAHAQATAEPVYCIKSCSPIVRLREGMRFYLIPHCDSKGADKLAVNAEKAVQIYKFSTVKQEVTALEAGDLTKGNCYELLYAVQLHVDGNVISGWFVANLYGELAGQTAISGTILSFAGLKPPQGWLFCDGSMLESAKYPQLYKIIGQNYGGGEGSKFALPDLRGVFIRGFDSGRGLDIGRIFGSFQADENKAHKHKLSLEEIGPHGHNRLVEWSEEGKPAKPVHKDFPKMFNDDEGLYRGPDELEVTGKHTHKITTVKQGASAGMRPKNISINYIIKI, via the coding sequence ATGTCTAACATATATGAATGGTCGCAAGAAGCGGCCAGCAATGCCAATGTTGATGAGGCTATAAAATGGGAGCTTGGCCAGCCAGCTAAGCTTACCAATGATTCGGCCCGGGCCATGATGCAGCGTTTTGCTGAATATTTGGTGGATTTGGCGCCAAAGCTTAGCACGGCCCACGCCCAAGCCACTGCCGAGCCAGTTTATTGCATCAAGAGTTGCTCGCCAATTGTTAGATTGCGCGAGGGCATGCGATTTTACCTAATTCCGCATTGTGACTCAAAGGGTGCGGATAAATTGGCTGTTAATGCCGAAAAAGCAGTGCAGATTTATAAATTTAGCACGGTAAAGCAAGAGGTAACGGCGTTAGAAGCTGGTGATTTGACCAAGGGCAACTGTTACGAGCTGCTTTATGCTGTGCAATTGCATGTAGATGGCAATGTTATTTCTGGCTGGTTTGTGGCGAATTTATATGGTGAGCTAGCCGGGCAAACGGCGATTAGCGGTACGATTTTGTCTTTTGCTGGGCTCAAGCCACCACAGGGCTGGCTGTTTTGCGATGGCAGCATGCTGGAATCGGCTAAATATCCGCAGCTGTATAAAATTATTGGCCAGAATTATGGCGGTGGTGAGGGCAGTAAATTTGCCTTGCCGGATTTGCGCGGTGTGTTTATTCGTGGTTTTGATTCGGGCAGGGGGCTAGATATTGGCCGGATTTTTGGTAGCTTTCAAGCTGATGAAAACAAGGCGCATAAGCATAAATTATCGCTGGAGGAAATAGGGCCGCATGGCCATAATCGCTTAGTAGAATGGAGCGAAGAAGGCAAGCCAGCCAAGCCAGTGCACAAGGATTTTCCTAAAATGTTTAATGATGATGAAGGATTGTATAGAGGTCCCGATGAGCTAGAAGTTACCGGTAAACATACGCATAAGATTACAACGGTAAAGCAGGGCGCTAGCGCTGGCATGCGGCCAAAGAATATTAGTATCAATTATATTATTAAAATATGA
- a CDS encoding outer membrane beta-barrel protein — protein sequence MKLTALLSIVAIASSASIANAADVIKARPVSAPVFNWAGPYLGLATGVAFGHFYSTAESNKPSNQQLKETFGSPGNELSAIPYAGYNFRLGQHAIIGIDGSIDFHSYENLKLITPPGAIIASYNLYKEKSLADARLRLGYAQGRFLPYIAGGLSILRAGTGHSFVEQELTSNSHQLLHNYKGWNLGAGIDYAACGNMFIRLDYRFSQIKISNAYAITNGIWQKEANYTGVRSQQLRLGAAYKF from the coding sequence ATGAAACTTACAGCCCTTTTATCAATCGTCGCAATAGCCAGCAGCGCCTCTATAGCAAATGCGGCAGATGTTATAAAAGCTAGACCTGTTTCAGCACCTGTTTTTAACTGGGCTGGGCCGTATCTAGGGCTTGCAACTGGTGTGGCCTTTGGCCATTTTTACTCTACGGCAGAAAGCAATAAACCATCGAATCAGCAGCTTAAAGAAACTTTTGGCAGCCCCGGTAATGAACTATCCGCCATTCCTTATGCTGGCTACAATTTTCGCTTAGGCCAGCATGCTATAATAGGCATAGATGGCAGTATAGATTTTCACTCCTATGAAAATTTAAAGCTCATTACACCCCCCGGCGCTATAATCGCAAGCTATAATTTGTACAAAGAGAAAAGTTTAGCCGATGCGCGCCTGCGCCTGGGCTATGCCCAAGGTCGCTTCTTGCCCTATATTGCGGGTGGCCTATCTATTTTACGCGCAGGCACAGGGCACAGCTTTGTAGAACAAGAGCTAACCAGCAACAGCCATCAGCTCTTGCATAATTATAAGGGCTGGAATCTTGGCGCGGGCATCGATTACGCAGCCTGTGGCAATATGTTCATACGGCTTGATTATCGCTTTAGCCAAATCAAAATTAGCAATGCCTATGCCATAACAAACGGAATTTGGCAAAAAGAAGCGAATTATACAGGCGTAAGGTCGCAGCAACTTCGCCTAGGCGCCGCGTATAAATTCTAG
- a CDS encoding outer membrane beta-barrel protein translates to MKLTALLSIIAIASSASIANAADVIKARPVSAPVFNWAGPYIGIEAGTAFSHFYSTDKTNTVDGLKAELGKPENAALAGIFAGYNFRLGQHAILGIDGNVDFHSSSALRISESGENDYWLYKETALAAARLRVGLASGRFMPYFAGGLSIARAAFAYGGTDQGIISGNQIQDNHIGWNIGAGVDYAIANNIFLRADYRFSQNKIKHRYEFINENWTKEPNNIGIKSHQLRLGAAYKF, encoded by the coding sequence ATGAAACTTACAGCCCTTTTATCAATCATCGCAATAGCCAGCAGCGCCTCTATAGCAAATGCAGCAGATGTTATAAAAGCTAGACCTGTTTCAGCACCTGTTTTTAACTGGGCTGGCCCCTATATTGGTATAGAGGCTGGCACTGCTTTTAGTCATTTTTACTCAACAGATAAAACTAACACCGTAGATGGGCTAAAAGCTGAACTCGGAAAACCCGAAAATGCCGCCCTAGCTGGTATATTTGCAGGCTATAATTTTCGCTTGGGTCAACATGCTATATTAGGTATCGACGGTAATGTAGATTTCCATTCCTCAAGCGCCTTAAGAATCAGCGAATCAGGCGAAAATGACTATTGGCTCTATAAAGAAACAGCACTTGCCGCTGCCCGCCTGCGGGTGGGGCTTGCCTCGGGGCGCTTTATGCCATATTTCGCCGGGGGGCTATCTATAGCACGTGCCGCCTTTGCATATGGCGGCACAGATCAAGGCATAATTAGCGGCAATCAAATACAAGATAATCATATAGGTTGGAATATCGGCGCAGGTGTAGATTATGCCATCGCTAATAATATATTTTTACGCGCGGACTATCGCTTTAGCCAAAATAAAATTAAACACCGTTATGAATTTATCAATGAAAATTGGACCAAAGAACCCAACAATATTGGCATAAAATCACACCAGCTTCGCCTAGGCGCAGCATATAAATTCTAG
- a CDS encoding outer membrane beta-barrel protein produces MKLTALLSIVAIASSASIANAADVIKARPVSAPVFNWAGPYIGIEAGTAFSHFYSTDKTNTVDGLKAELGKPENAALAGIFAGYNFRLGQHAILGIDGNVDFHNSQALTIIPGYDIDDTTTPDSYELYSEKALAAARIRLGYAQGRLMPYIAGGFSALRASRTTGPTPNGIKSSNKLLNNYIGWNIGAGIDYAISPKLFLRADYRFAKTKIKYFYTLNGSNSWTKHDNNIGLKSHQVRIGAAYKF; encoded by the coding sequence ATGAAACTTACAGCCCTTTTATCAATCGTCGCAATAGCCAGCAGCGCCTCTATAGCAAATGCGGCAGATGTTATAAAAGCTAGACCTGTTTCAGCACCTGTTTTTAACTGGGCTGGCCCCTATATTGGTATAGAGGCTGGCACTGCTTTTAGTCATTTTTACTCAACAGATAAAACTAACACCGTAGATGGGCTAAAAGCTGAACTCGGAAAACCCGAAAATGCCGCCCTAGCTGGTATATTTGCAGGCTATAATTTTCGCTTGGGTCAACATGCTATATTAGGTATCGACGGTAATGTAGATTTTCATAATTCCCAAGCGCTAACAATCATACCGGGCTATGATATAGATGATACCACTACACCAGACAGCTATGAGTTATACAGCGAAAAAGCGTTAGCAGCAGCACGTATTCGCCTAGGCTATGCGCAAGGCAGGTTAATGCCCTATATCGCTGGCGGATTTTCGGCACTGCGTGCTAGCCGCACAACAGGCCCCACCCCAAATGGCATAAAAAGCAGCAACAAACTGCTTAATAATTATATAGGTTGGAATATTGGGGCAGGTATCGACTATGCTATATCACCTAAGCTGTTCTTGCGTGCTGATTATCGCTTTGCCAAAACCAAGATAAAATACTTTTATACATTAAATGGCAGCAATTCGTGGACCAAACATGATAACAATATTGGTCTAAAGTCACACCAAGTTCGTATTGGCGCGGCATATAAATTCTAA
- a CDS encoding N4-gp56 family major capsid protein, with protein sequence MSVTKFAVNSDFAVKTWSKQLASEVSKATAIASLIGTDTNSIIQLKEETAKTAGDKITFGLRKHLVGAGVSEGAKLEGQEEALSVYSDAVMLNELAHAVLVQNEGTIDAQRVAFNLREEANAGLADWYSERLSISAFIHLCGYNAAKLDYEGTSFDLSQTLYTGFNKPSAPSAGRLICAGDKATEAELVEKDKFDLSLIDKAVECAKLASPKIRPIKIDGENLYVMYLHPTQVTALRTNTNTGQWLDIQKSAYNGSRSKNPIFNGSLGMYNGVILREADHVMPGIAANGTALPKVRRAVLLGAQAGVIAFGKNRGGERYSLREELFDYGRELGVAVKTIFGFKKTVFNTQDFATIVVSSYAAPTWKTTPKTAAKNPK encoded by the coding sequence ATGTCTGTAACAAAATTTGCCGTGAATAGCGATTTTGCCGTAAAAACTTGGTCTAAGCAATTGGCTAGTGAGGTTTCTAAAGCAACTGCTATCGCGTCTCTTATCGGTACTGATACAAATAGTATAATACAATTAAAAGAAGAAACAGCCAAAACAGCTGGGGACAAAATTACCTTTGGCCTGCGCAAGCATTTAGTTGGCGCTGGCGTTAGCGAGGGGGCAAAACTAGAGGGGCAAGAAGAAGCGCTTTCTGTGTATAGCGATGCCGTGATGCTAAATGAGCTTGCGCATGCTGTGCTGGTACAGAATGAAGGTACGATAGATGCACAAAGAGTGGCCTTTAACCTGCGAGAAGAAGCAAATGCGGGCTTGGCCGACTGGTATAGCGAACGTTTGTCTATTAGTGCTTTTATTCATTTATGTGGTTATAATGCTGCAAAATTAGATTATGAAGGTACGAGTTTTGACCTAAGCCAAACGCTATATACGGGGTTTAATAAGCCCAGTGCCCCAAGTGCCGGGCGCCTGATTTGCGCTGGCGACAAGGCAACAGAGGCGGAGTTGGTTGAAAAAGACAAATTCGACCTGAGCTTGATAGATAAGGCGGTGGAATGCGCAAAATTGGCAAGCCCGAAAATACGCCCGATAAAAATAGATGGCGAGAATCTCTACGTAATGTATTTGCATCCCACTCAGGTAACGGCATTGCGTACCAATACAAATACAGGGCAATGGTTGGATATTCAAAAATCTGCCTATAATGGCTCGCGTAGTAAAAACCCAATCTTTAACGGTTCGCTAGGCATGTATAATGGCGTGATCCTGCGCGAGGCAGACCATGTTATGCCTGGCATAGCGGCTAATGGTACTGCCCTGCCCAAGGTGCGCCGTGCGGTGCTACTTGGCGCACAAGCTGGGGTTATTGCTTTTGGCAAAAACCGCGGTGGCGAGCGCTATAGCCTACGCGAGGAGCTATTTGACTATGGTCGTGAGCTTGGTGTTGCGGTAAAAACTATTTTTGGCTTTAAGAAAACCGTGTTTAACACACAGGATTTTGCAACCATAGTAGTGTCTAGCTATGCGGCACCTACTTGGAAAACGACCCCCAAAACAGCAGCTAAAAACCCTAAATAA
- a CDS encoding tail fiber domain-containing protein — MGSHVFGKNSHTQQTSTSQYSPPDWARGLFERFASDASNLYNNGQGGHAYTGQRVADLSDMSKNAMNNLAAIGGQFNNPYLSSILSGATSSQNNLSDLASGKYIGHNSNFQTALNNGLNDAATTINSQMSGAGRYGSGANNAVLANRLGTIASSANALQYNQDIANMMNANGQIDRARLGQLNGAANMLGAQSNNAAAQLHGGAMLDKNAQDKLNSNWQSWLDKDNEGWNRLQLLKDAMNSAAGRYGSGSAQRSVSGGQGWGSIFSKLLGK; from the coding sequence ATGGGTAGTCATGTTTTTGGCAAAAATTCGCATACGCAACAAACGAGTACTAGCCAATATAGCCCACCAGATTGGGCCCGTGGGTTGTTTGAGCGCTTTGCCAGTGATGCTAGTAATTTATATAATAATGGCCAGGGCGGACATGCTTATACTGGGCAGCGCGTGGCAGATTTGAGCGATATGAGCAAAAATGCTATGAATAATCTAGCTGCAATTGGTGGCCAATTTAATAATCCTTATTTGAGTAGTATTCTTTCTGGCGCAACATCGTCGCAGAATAATCTTAGCGATTTGGCTAGCGGTAAATATATCGGACATAATAGCAATTTTCAAACAGCCTTGAATAATGGTTTGAATGACGCTGCCACCACTATAAATTCGCAAATGAGCGGTGCTGGCCGGTATGGCTCGGGTGCAAATAACGCTGTTTTGGCCAACAGATTGGGCACAATTGCCTCTAGCGCCAATGCCCTGCAATATAATCAAGATATTGCCAATATGATGAATGCAAATGGACAAATTGACCGGGCGCGGCTTGGCCAGCTGAATGGCGCGGCGAATATGCTGGGTGCACAGAGCAACAATGCGGCTGCGCAGTTGCATGGCGGGGCGATGCTAGATAAAAACGCGCAGGATAAATTAAATAGCAATTGGCAATCTTGGCTCGACAAGGATAATGAGGGCTGGAATCGGTTGCAATTGTTAAAAGATGCGATGAATTCTGCCGCGGGGCGCTATGGCAGCGGCAGTGCGCAGCGCAGTGTTAGCGGCGGGCAAGGCTGGGGCAGTATTTTTAGCAAATTGCTTGGCAAATAG